In the Arachis ipaensis cultivar K30076 chromosome B04, Araip1.1, whole genome shotgun sequence genome, agggactcctcaacctaacttgtcaacgccatagtttagaaattgaatcgaagggactcttcaaccttctactcaattctccgatgcaacaagagagggactcctcaacctaaatTGTCCACACCaaggtttcatcacgaaaccaaaaaggagttttcaaacctctaaatcattctataCTGTGACTATCCTAGTTTATGAGgcatttataacctcttattaggttaaaatatagaaaattctaaacccacaaacataaggcccaatctagtaattaaataaacaaaatcaaaatacatcaaattaaattaaaatattctaaaaatataaactatgTTTTCTTAACTCAGAATTTAGACATAATCATTAGTGAGGAATGCTATCATTGACATGGATCTCAGGATCTGTAGCTGAAAATCAAACGATCCACAAATTAAAACTTTTCATAGGCCATTTCCAGCTCCTAATCAAGGTCTACTGGCGGCGGTGGCTAGTGTCGTACCTAGGGTTTGGTCCTAAATCACTAGTTCTGAAACCTTTAATTGCATTGTTGCCAAATATACAAACAAAATGAGAGATGTTGCTGacctcaaaaaataaataaataaataaaaagtcaaAAACAATACAAGATGGTGCTTAAATaatacatttatttttttatatatatcaaaATAACACTAATCATCTTTATATTTCCTGCAATATGATACAAATAACTTGTAAGTAGGAAGTTGAGAAAAATCAATGGATACAAGAGTACAGAATAATACTGTATAATCTCAAAAGAGGTCAATCATGGAACCCAACATGGATTCATGGTTGTAAGTTGTAACTTGTGATATGATTCAGCTAAGTATATGACAAAATTGACAACCGCCCACCCAAAAAAAGAAAACCAGAAGAGAATGCATAGCAACATTGTATTTAAAAGGCAACCGTATTCCCCAATCCCCAACGAGAAAATAAATATTCGTGAATTGATTGAATTAGTACACTTTATTTCATTTGACATTTAAGTTTTTCACAGCTAGTGATTCAAGCTGGACAATAGGGCTCACGAGGTAGCAAGTAGCAACTGATTATAAGTTCAACATTGTGTGCCATAAATTCATCAAGACAAATTAGCTAGAAATTCGTGCAGCATCCTTGCTTATCTGCAATCTCAGGAGCAAGCATGCAATAATACAAAGATCATGCTACGAGACAAGTAATATTAAATGTTGTCAGGTCAGTAATGTCAATGTACTGAGTGGCCATTTTAAACGAGATAAAAACATTACTATATAGTATGTAAGATTAGAAAAACGTTTAAGACGATAAATTAGAAAGATATGTCATTACTCATCTTAAATGAAACAATCATTTTCTGCCAATACAATGGAAAGTGATCAAATCAGGGTGGAGAATACAAACTAGGAAACATTTTCACTTTAGATAAACAAGCTGACTGCACTTAACAGTTTTGATTCAACATTGTCAAACCAGAACAGAAGGCAGGAGTGGAAAAATCTAGTGGAATCATTCATACAGGTCACCCATTTGCTCTCCAAGGCACCATGTTTTACAAAGTAATAATAGAGGACATTCATGTATTTTTGGTGCACTAATTCTAATTCCTTTGGCAATTCTCACAATACCAAGTGAAAAAGGGACCTCCATCAAACAAGGAACCAAATAATCATCACAACGAGGCCAAGTCCAGAATGTAGGAGGAATATTACACAAATGGGAAAGACACACACCGATACTTAAGACAACTACTACTCAAGATAACTGCTCATTTCCTATGTTTAAAGAACCGTctttcatcaatttcaagctcaaGCTGTTGAATCTACCGCGTGAGTAATGCCTAGATGCTTTCCGCCAATCTGTTCCAGTTTTCATCATAGCCACAAACTCATCATAGCTGATACGTCCATCCTGTAATTGTTCAAGAAATATTTTAGGGTAAGATTCCTAAACAGGGTCATGTTTATGTGTAGCGGAAAATTTGTCAAATATTTAACCTTGTCCGTGTCTACTTCTTGGAAAATATCATTTGCTACATCTGTACAGTCGTCTGCTCCATCTTCCATTAAGGCATTTCGTAGCTCTTCAGGTTCAATATATCCATTCCCATCCTTGTCAAAATATGAGAAGGCCTTGCGAAGATGCTCATCGTTAGCCATCCTTTTTAAATGAAGAGAAACAGCAACAAATTCTCCGTAGTCAAGTGTTCCCTTCCCGTTATTATCTACCTGTTTTCAACATACAACGGTTTAAACACAAAAAGAAGGATTTTAAGCTGGAATATTATACCTTTAGTATCATTCAAACATTGGTTTAAGTTGGGATGAAAACAAGGCATATCAGAGGAAAAGAAACATGCTCCGgatttaaaaaaacaaaactgAAGTCCAGGACATAATCATAACATGAAAGTAGAAAACTTATCAGAATTACTGTGCTTCAGGCATTTTGATATGCATAGGTGTGAATTTGTAGGTGAATATGAGGCATTATAAGATGTTGCAAGCGGAAACTTTAGACATAATAAATTAGAAGGACAAGAGAAACGTGATCATACAGCCTCAATAAACATCTGAACTTCAGACTCAGCAAGTTGGGATCCAGAATTTTGAAATCCAGCTTTCAATTCTTCAATGGAAACGATACCGTCATTATCACTATCCATTTTCTTGAACATATCTTTAATGTCTTCAACTTCTTCATTAGATAAGAAATCAGCAATGACCTGTTTCCAGACTCCAGAGGTACAAGCTAAGTTATAACATACAATAAAATGGCAACAAAAAATACCATCAGGTACAGTGAACTCACCCTAAGGGCTTTTCTTTTGAATCTGTTCATCATCGAAAATTGCTTAAGCCTTGACTTGACAACATCTCCAAGAGGAACATTAGGAGCCTTTTTAGCATTTTGTAGCCAAGGATGCTCTGCAGGTTGAGATCATAAAAACGTTAAGGGAAACTGTCAATACATTCTGGTGACCCATTAACATAGTCATCATAATAAAACCGATAATTTACACCAAAAAGATAAAATCTCCTCCAAGCATCTCTGTTTCTCCTTTCAAATCATTGTTCAAGAAATCAAAGTCAGATAGGAAAAGGATCTTCTGGGATTTGAAATGTAAATAGAGAAAAACAACATTAGTCTAACCCATCTGCCTAAGTTTAGGAGATAGATGAAAAACACTATTCATTCACCAAACACTCTTAAGTCTTAACATCCGTATAAAAATACAGTTGTTACTAATTAATtgtgtatttaattattttttaattaacaaaacaaagAGAATGTGTGTTTAGTTGTTAAGAAAATACTGGTGTCAACGTGTTTATTATAAAGGGTGTAGACGTAGTGGGATTGGGAGATAGATTAAtcattaaaatatacaaataagaTAGTTTTAAACATATTATCATTTGGTAATATTTAGAGCATACAGAGAAAACAGCAATGGATCATTTCAATGAGGAAACTTTCCGCATCCATTTTAGTTTTCAAACATCTTACATCAAGGTCtcttaaaaaaagaaaacaacaaacATACCGAGCACTTGTTTGGCAGTTAATCGAAGCTTAGGGTCTGGTTCTAACATTTGCCTAACAAGACTTTTAGCACTTTCAGAAATACTGGGCCAAGGTTCCCGTTTGAAATCTATAAGCCCTCGAAGAATGGCCTGTGCAACCCCTTGTTCAGATTCTGCATTAGAATTAGCCTCAGGTAAGATAACATAAATTCCATCTAAGCTGGtggaaaaataaagaacacaaGTCCGGAAGTGCAGAGGGTTGCAATACACATGAAGTCATGAACCAAAACAATACAAAATATCAGATGAAAATCTTGCCAAAAAGCTCTACAATATTTCTACCTTGCTCAGACCAAAAGTAAGAGAACAAACAAATAGAAGAGGGAACATGTGAACAACCATAGATACTAATGCACGAACAGTGAAGAGCTCGCagaaatagaaatataataaTCTTGAGACATAGTAATGTAATTACCAGCCCAAAATGGGGGAACACCACACAATAAGATATAGAGAATCACTCCCGCACTCCATATATCTATCTCTGGCCCATAGTTCCGCTTGAGCACCTCTGGAGCCATATAATAAGGACTTCCAACAATTTCTGAGAACCTCTCACCTGGAAATTTGTGTATTACCCAGGAGACAAAATTATGAACACATGTCAGACTATAAGAAACAGACAAAGATTGAAAATGATAAGCATTGAGATAAAAAGTGCCATCAGATCAGACGTCAAAGCATCAACAATGATGTTAAAGATTAGCATTGTGTGAGCGGAAAGTCTTGTTTCTCTCACAAACCAAAATATTTTCAACATTTCAttgttaaatttttaaaacaGGAAGCCAAACAAAGACGGTAGCAATATGTAATTGTTATAGATCATAACAAACACCTACATAGTAACCAAAACAGATATGATCCACTAGTTCATTTCTATATATGATAGCAGCATTAACACCTAAACAAAGCTGGTAAAGGAACAATAGTAAATGTAGAATATGAAAGAAATACGCCATATCATTTTGTTTTATGTAAATATTAtcattgttcatttacttttgcATAGAAACTCCTTGTACTGCTTCAACAAAGACCACATTACGCCACATGTAGCATGGGGGTATGGGAGAAGGGAAAATAAAAGGATTAATACATTTGGACAGAATTGCAATCCAGAGTGCAGACAATCTCCTTTCTTTACTTTCCCTCCAAGTCCATCATCAATCGTCATAGTTAATACTTAATACAGTAAGAAATCTACTGCCAGGGTTAGATGATCTCATTTTCAGCACAGAACCAGGCAGACTCCAGCTAGAAAATTTCATTTCACATCGGAAGTTTAGACCCCTATTATCATGGTCTGTTGACTCGAGGCAACCAATCTCATTAACACAAATGGCACTCAGAAATCAAGACTAAATAACAGCAAGGGGATTCTCAGCTCATCACTACAACAAAGACTAtcctcttttttatttattattttatgtggAAGATGTAAATCTAAACTGTAGGGACCTTAAACGCGCTAAGTGTGCTTCCCTAGACAGACTTCATAAGCACCCCCGATGAGTAGCAACAGGACATTGACAGTGTCACTTGAAATGTAATTCCACTCAATACAAGTGCTAAACGACTCAACTCGCTCCATCTCACCATCAATGAAGTATGAGCTTCGACTTCAACAGAATACAGAACTACCAAGAATCAATGACTTCCCCCTTTTTTTCTACTCCCATAGTCCGATCCCAAACTAAATCCACACAATGCACACTGCAATTCAATTCAACCACATATGCACACTGCAATTCAATTCAACCACATACTATTACAGAACATACTAAACAGAAGTGGCAAATAGAATCAGTTTACAAGTGGGGAGTTCGTTCAAATGTATCTGGACACTCTGCATTAGTGATAAATATCAAGGCTCACTTGTGAAACCTCAgatatcccaaaaaaaaaaaaaaggagcttTTAGAAATTAGAATCCGTTAAGTTTCAATCTTTCTCTCAGCTAGCACTCCAGTAGGCCAAATCCCAAAACCCTTCACATTTCTCAACGCAAACTCAGCTACACTCAATTATTCACTTATTCATATACTAAAATTAGACTTCACATTTCAAAATTTTCGCCTACATTCCTAAGCATCGGATTGCAAGACTTTCAATTGTTTTCATCCCTCCATACCTGGCTTGAAGAATATGGACAACCCAAAATCGATAGCCTTGAGAGGCGAGTTCTCCTTCTTATTAGCAAACAAGAAATTCTCTGGCTTGAGGTCCCTGTGGATCACCCCGTGCTTGTGGCAAAGCTGCACTACCTCCACGATGGTCCGTGCAACCGCTGCGGCCGCCCTCTCCGTATAATGACCCCTGGCAACGATTCGGTCAAAGAGCTCACCGCCCTCACAGAGTTCCATGACGAGATGGACTGCATTGTCATCCTCGCAGGCCTCCCGGAGCGACACGATGGACGGGCTTCGCGGCAGGTGGCGCATGATTGCCACCTCGCGACGGACGTCCTCAACGTCCACGGCAGTGCGGAGCTTCCGCTTCGAGATGCTCTTGCACGCGAGCAACTCCCGCGTCTCGCGGTCGATGCAGAGGTACGTCACTCCGAACTCGCCACGGCCGAGCTCGCGGTCTACCAGGTACCGGTCCTCGATGTTCTCTTTGGGAACGCCGGTGAGGACGGTGATCGGAGGAGGCTTCTTCTTCCCACCGATGCCTCCGGCGGCGGAGGAGTCTCCAGCAGCAGCACGCTTAGCGTGGTGGTCGGAGAAGCTGGATTTGACGTCCTCGCGGGCGACGGCGGCCGGAGATCTGCAGCAGTTTCCCATTTGCGGCGATGGTGGTGGCGGATCGGGATGGGAAGTGTGGAAGGGTGAGAAGGGAAAGTGTGTGTGAAAGCAGTGGTAGGGTGTACGGTAACGGCTGGGGATGCGGATTTTTAGGAGCGAGGTAGCTCGtgtctaatttaaattattacttTTTGTATTTGTAGGTTTCAAAAGAATCTATCCTCTTTTCTTTGTCTTCAAAAATtaatctattctttcttttctgcgCTGATTAATTGCTTTTCTATTTAAAATGAAATAATTATTGCAATataaatttcatttaatttttaatgtatGGGATTTTACCAAATCTATCAGAGTTGCACCGAATAATGCAATTGCTTATATACTTTCAAAGCAGTAAAGACATTAAAGTCCAAAGTGGATATATAATTACTTAAAATAgtttttaagatttaaatttttttacacTGATCTTTCAAGTAGAATTTTAAGTATTATAGTAATGAATCAGTTGTCAAAATACTGATgtgactattttttattattctaaacATTTTCAAC is a window encoding:
- the LOC107639559 gene encoding calcium-dependent protein kinase 13; this translates as MGNCCRSPAAVAREDVKSSFSDHHAKRAAAGDSSAAGGIGGKKKPPPITVLTGVPKENIEDRYLVDRELGRGEFGVTYLCIDRETRELLACKSISKRKLRTAVDVEDVRREVAIMRHLPRSPSIVSLREACEDDNAVHLVMELCEGGELFDRIVARGHYTERAAAAVARTIVEVVQLCHKHGVIHRDLKPENFLFANKKENSPLKAIDFGLSIFFKPGERFSEIVGSPYYMAPEVLKRNYGPEIDIWSAGVILYILLCGVPPFWAESEQGVAQAILRGLIDFKREPWPSISESAKSLVRQMLEPDPKLRLTAKQVLEHPWLQNAKKAPNVPLGDVVKSRLKQFSMMNRFKRKALRVIADFLSNEEVEDIKDMFKKMDSDNDGIVSIEELKAGFQNSGSQLAESEVQMFIEAVDNNGKGTLDYGEFVAVSLHLKRMANDEHLRKAFSYFDKDGNGYIEPEELRNALMEDGADDCTDVANDIFQEVDTDKDGRISYDEFVAMMKTGTDWRKASRHYSRGRFNSLSLKLMKDGSLNIGNEQLS